Proteins found in one Nymphalis io chromosome 4, ilAglIoxx1.1, whole genome shotgun sequence genomic segment:
- the LOC126768150 gene encoding tumor suppressor candidate 3 — MKYKTLLCITVILTYYNIEAQNRAKGLEEKVQQLTDMTAKHSIIPLNLNKFKDYVKSPPRDYSFIVMFTAMAPSRRCTICQHVYDEYVVVANSFRVSPSYSDKLFFGMVDFDEGSDIFQMLRLNTAPVIMHFPAKGKPKPADSMDFERAGIHAEAIIKWIQDRTDIQIRVFRPPNYSGAVAFGLLFILLAGFLYLRRNNLEFLYNKQMWAIIAVFFCFAMVSGQMWNQIRGPPFFHRTKNGPVYINGGSHGQFVLESYIVAILNGAVVVGMILMIEAAGGVKGTVIAALEGKRRRFQSVVGLVLVCVFFSLLLSVFRAKTQGYPYSFLFK, encoded by the exons atgaaatataaaacattattatgcaTTACTGTAATTCTAACATACTACAATATAGAAGCCCAAAATCGCGCTAAAGGA CTCGAAGAGAAAGTCCAGCAACTGACGGATATGACAGCAAAACATTCAATAATACCATTGAATTTAAACAAGTTTAAGGATTATGTTAAGTCTCCACCGAGGGACTACTCTTTCATAGTGATGTTCACAGCTATGGCACCTTCCCGGCGGTGTACTATATGTCAACATGTCTATGATGAATATGTGGTCGTAGCCAATTCATTCCGCGTCTCACCATCTTATAGTGACAAATTATTCTTCGGAATGGTTGACTTTGATGAAGGTTCAGATATCTTCCAGATg CTACGATTGAACACAGCCCCAGTGATTATGCACTTCCCTGCTAAAGGGAAGCCTAAACCTGCTGATTCCATGGACTTTGAAAGAGCAGGTATACATGCGGAAGCAATAATCAAGTGGATTCAAGACAGGACTGATATTCAG ATTCGTGTTTTCCGTCCACCAAACTACTCGGGTGCTGTTGCGTTTGGGCTGCTCTTCATATTACTAGCGGGGTTTTTATACCTAAGACGTAACAACCTTGAGTTTCTTTACAACAAACAAATGTGGGCCATTATCGCCGTTTTCTTCTGCTTCGCCATGGTGTCGGGTCAGATGTGGAATCAGATTCGTGGACCACCTTTCTTTCACAGAACTAAGAATGGGCCGGTTTATATTAATGGAGGTTCCCATGGCCAGTTTGTGTTGGAGAGCTACATTGTAGCAATATTAA ATGGTGCAGTAGTTGTAGGAATGATTTTAATGATAGAAGCAGCGGGTGGAGTTAAAGGGACAGTTATTGCTGCTCTAGAAGGAAAGAGGCGGCGTTTCCAATCTGTTGTCGGATTGGTATTAGTATGCGTGTTCTTCTCGCTACTCCTCTCTGTATTTAGAGCTAAAACTCAAGGCTATCCGTATAg CTTCctcttcaaataa
- the LOC126768154 gene encoding polyprenol reductase — MLNILDLGFLSLALTVGFTGFVINHYEKHVPAFIVKGFKYGSFAYQGSEANFLQIIEVPKALYRHFYAFSSVLSAVTLVYAVLVYCFEFTVHGSIGFLLKITLEQDEPTVPALAALLALSLLLVQCIRRCYETFYLQVFAKSSKMNLSHYLAGLVHYYAVIVATIGQAPLFCGSQNRSKILWSDTKTLVLAIPCIVIFIWAWYEQFMTNIIFANLRKDKKSGDIITEEHKIPHGRLFEHVSSPHRLCEIIIYMVLLILIPTRTFFCIFLWVIANQVQTAIHAHVWYKKTFSNYPNKRTALIPNIL, encoded by the exons atgttaaatattttagatctGGGTTTCTTAAGTTTAGCTCTCACTGTTGGATTTACTGGATTTGTGATAAATCATTACGAGAAACACGTCCCTGCATTTATAGTGAAAGGGTTTAAATATGGCAGCTTCGCGTATCAAGGATCCGAAGcaaattttttacaaataatagaaGTACCAAAAGCACTTTACCGGCATTTTTATGCATTTTCATCAGTTTTAAGTGCAGTTACTTTAGTATACGCTGTATTAGTGTATTGCTTTGAGTTCACTGTTCACGGATCCATTGGATTTTTACTGAAAATAACTTTGGAACAAGATGAACCAACAG tcCCAGCTTTGGCAGCATTACTGGCATTGTCACTTCTTCTTGTCCAGTGCATACGAAGGTGTTACGAAACCTTTTACTTGCAAGTATTTGCCAAGTCTAGTAAGATGAACCTTAGTCACTATTTAGCTGGCTTAGTGCATTACTATGCTGTTATTGTAGCTACGATTGGCCAAGCACCTTTGTTTTGTG GGAGCCAGAACAGAAGTAAAATACTATGGAGCGACACAAAAACGTTAGTGCTAGCTATCCCAtgtatagtaatttttatttgggCTTGGTATGAACAGTTTATGACTAATATTATTTTCGCTAATCTACGTAAAGACAAAAAGTCTGGTGATATTATTACAGAGGAACATAAAATACCACATGGAAGACTATTTGAACATGTATCAAGTCCCCACAGATTATgtgaaatcattatatatatggttttgttaattttgataCCAACAAGGACCTTTTTCTGCATATTCTTGTGGGTGATTGCTAATCAg gTGCAGACTGCAATACACGCTCATGTTTGgtacaaaaaaacatttagcAACTATCCCAATAAGAGAACAGCTTTAATacctaacattttataa
- the LOC126768165 gene encoding bombyxin A-3 homolog, with protein MNFKQSTTLIYFAMMASMCCGHIDGGQFSFQDVTPQVYCGRALAKALAYLCYDEPLTEKRSEIGTMFNSILAPYYKEQENQVGWPWIPYHKARSMGMPSRSKRLVVNECCDKACNLSELLSYC; from the exons atgAATTTCAAACAATCCACCACTCTCATCTATTTCGCGATGATGGCATCAATGTGCTGCGGACACATAGATGGAGGACAGTTCTCATTTCAAGACGTCACTCCTCAAGTGTACTGCGGTCGTGCACTGGCGAAGGCCCTTGCATATCTCTGCTATGACGAACCTTTGACTGAAAAGAGATCGGAAATAGGCACCATGTTCA ATTCTATTCTTGCACCATATTATAAGGAGCAAGAAAACCAAGTTGGTTGGCCGTGGATTCCGTACCACAAAGCAAGAAGCATGGGCATGCCGTCACGAAGCAAACGTCTTGTCGTCAATGAATGCTGTGACAAGGCTTGTAACTTAAGCGAATTATTATCCTATTGTTGA
- the LOC126768163 gene encoding V-type proton ATPase 16 kDa proteolipid subunit c has translation MAETNPIYGPFFGVMGAASAIIFSALGAAYGTAKSGTGIAAMSVMRPELIMKSIIPVVMAGIIAIYGLVVAVLIAGSLEAPATYPLFRGFIHLGAGLAVGFSGLAAGFAIGIVGDAGVRGTAQQPRLFVGMILILIFAEVLGLYGLIVAIYLYTKQQ, from the exons ATGGCTGAAACAAATCCCATCTATGGACCCTTCTTTGGAGTTATGGGGGCGGCGTCTGCTATCATTTTCAGTG CCCTGGGAGCGGCTTATGGAACCGCCAAGTCAGGTACCGGTATCGCCGCCATGTCGGTGATGCGGCCTGAGCTCATCATGAAGTCCATCATTCCCGTTGTCATGGCTGGTATTATTGCCATCTACGGGTTGGTCGTGGCTGTACTGATTGCTGGTTCTCTTGAGGCACCAGCCACTTATCCCCTGTTCAG AGGGTTCATCCACTTGGGAGCCGGTCTTGCTGTAGGTTTCTCTGGTCTGGCTGCTGGATTCGCCATAGGCATCGTTGGTGATGCTGGCGTGCGTGGTACAGCTCAACAGCCCAGGCTATTCGTCGGAATGATTCTTATCCTCATTTTCGCTGAAGTGTTGGGTCTATACGGTCTTATCGTGGCCATCTACCTTTACACGAAACAACAGTAA